GACCAGGCGGAAAAGGAACACGGCGTACGATTCCAGAGAAGCCGCGTACATTCCATCGAACCTTTCGGGGCCAACGGAGCCCTCCGAATCAGTTACGTTGACGTCAGCGGAGAACTGCATCAAGAGGACTACGATCTGGTGGTGCTGGCCGCGGGCCAGAGACCGCCTGCAGGAACCGATCGGTTGGCTGAAATGGCCGGTGTCGAGACGAATCAATGGGGCTTCTGCCAGGCGGTGGGGTTTTCTCCATGCAAAACGAACCACGAGGGTGTTGTCGTGGGCGGCTCCTTTTCCGGACTTCGGGACATCTCGGAATCCGTGATCCAGGCCAGCTCCGCCTCCATCACCGCATCCAAACTGATTCATTCCAAAGGCGGCGGTCTCGCGGAGCAACCATCCGAGGAAACGGCTTATCGTGACGTATCGAGAGAGATACCCCGGGTCGCGGTCGCCTTGTGTTCCTGTGGTGGGAGTATGGGCAACCTGGGCGCTCTGGAGACGTATCTGGAGGAAAGAAATGGTGTGGCTCAAGTCCATACCATCGATCGCCTCTGCACCCGCCAGGGCTGGGAAGAGCTTCAGCAAGCCGTGGGCAAGGATAAATTCAACCGGTTGCTGATCGGCGCCTGCATGCCTTACGTTTACAGCCGGACGCTGCGCGAACTGGGCGACGAGATCGGCCTTCATCCGACTCTGATCGATGTAGTGGATATCCGGACGTCGGCGTTTCCGGGGGGAGGTTCCGACGAGGCGTCGGTTATCCGGAACATGGAGGCGGTGACCTCGATGGGTGTCGGCAAGCTGAAGGGAGCCGATCCCGTGCCCATACCCACGATTCCTGTTTATCAGTCGGCTCTGGTGGTGGGAGGAGGCATTGCGGGTATGACCTCCGCGCTGTCCATTGCGGATCACGGCTATAAGGTCCACCTGGTGGAGCAGGAAGCCGAACTGGGTGGAAACCTACGGACCCTGCATCGCACCATCGAAGGTCTGTCGCCGCAGGAACTCCTCGAGGACACCATAGCCAAAATAGAAAAACATCCTCTGGTAGAGCTTCATACCGGGGGGAGAATCTTGCACTCCCATGGTCACGTGGGCCGCTTTTCCACCGTCATCGAAAACCAAGACGGCGGGGGAGAAACCATCGAGCACGGCGTGACTATCCTGGCTACCGGCGGTGCGGAGGCCAAGACCAAAAGCTACTCCTATGGAGAGAGCGAGGCCATCGTCACCCAGCATGAATTGGAGGAAAAACTGGCGAACGGCAGTATCGATCCCAAACAGCTCGGCGCCGTAGCCATGATCCAATGCGTCGATTCGAGAGAGGAGCCCCGTAACTACTGCAGCCGCATCTGCTGCACCTCCGCTCTCAAGAACGCTCTGTTTCTCAAGGAACAGAATCCTGAAACCGACGTGTACGTATTTTATCGCGACATGATGTCCTACGGGTTCCTGGAAAGTTATTTCACCAAGGCCCGGCGCGCGGGCGTCATGTTTTTTCTTTACGACGTCAATGACAAACCTCGGGTGACGGTCAAGAACGATCGCCCCGTGATCGCGGCCAAAGACATGATCCTGGGCCGTCCCCTGGAACTGAATCCGGACCTGCTCGTCTTGAGCACCGGTATCGTTCCGAACGACACGCAATCGCCGGCGGAACTGTTCGGGGTCCCCGTCAATCAGGACGGCTTCTATCAGGAAGCGGAATCCAAATGGCGTCCGGTGGACTTTATACGAGAAGGTATTTTCATGGCCGGCATCGCCCACTCGCCCCGTTCCATTGTCGAGTCCATCGCCACGGCCAATGCTGCCTCCCAACGTGCGCTCAGAATTCTGAAAAGCGAACGTTTGGCTGCAGGTAGCGTGGTTGCGGAGGTTCGACACAGCCTGTGCTCCCTTTGTGAACGTTGCGTTGACGCTTGTCCCTACCACGCCCGTGAATATGATGAAGACGAGGATCGGATAACCGTGGACGAAATCATGTGTCAGGGCTGCGGTTCCTGCGCGGCGGTCTGTCCCAACAGCGCCTCGGTGCTTCGAGGGTTCAGGAACCAGCAGATGTTTGAAGTACTGGACGCGGCTCTGGAAGCCATTCTCTGAAAGGAGAGGATGTTTAATCATGGAACAACCGGTAAATACGACAAAGGCGACGCACGAGGCCCCCTTATCGCGGCTCAGGGCTGAAATCCAGGAAAACGTCCGGGCCTGCATGCAGTGCGGCACCTGCACGGGATCTTGTATGAATTCCTTTGCCATGGACCTGACGCCACGCCAGGTATGGCGGCTGGCCCAACTGGGCGACATAGAAAGCATTTTCAAAAGCAAAACCTTTTATCTCTGTTCCGCCTGTTATTATTGCACCTTGCGCTGCCCGCGAGGACTGCAGCTGACCGAGACCATGGGCGCGTTAAAGAGATTGGCCGCCGCTCAAGGGCTGACCAAGTTCAAACAGAGCGCCAATTTCTACAAAACGTTCATGGATACGGTCCAGCGTTACGGTCGGCTCAGGGAGATGGAGTTCATCAACCGTTACTTTATCTCCATGAAAAGCCCGATTTTTCCTTTCAGTTACATTCCATTGGGCCTTAAGCTCATGAAGAAGGGAAAGGTTTCCATCGAGGCTCCGAAACTGTTCGGCGAAGGAAGATTCGACCGACTTTTTCAGAAAGTTCAGGAATTGGAGAAGAGAACATGAAATATATCTACTATCCGGGCTGCACGCTCGAGGGCACGGCCCGGGAATACGACCAGTCGACCCGGGCGGCCATGAAAGCGCTGGGCGGAGAGTTGCTGGAACTCGAGGACTGGACCTGTTGCGGCGCAAGTGCGGCCGAGGCTACCAGTTACCTCCTGGCCATGGTGTTGGCCGCACGTAACCTCGCCCTGGGAGACCGCATTGACAGCGAGGCCGATTTTCTGGTACCGTGCAGCGCTTGTTATCTGAATCTGAGAAGGGTCGAAGACCATGTCAGTCGAGATCCCCAGCTTTCAGGCAAGATCAACGAGGCCCTGAAGGACGAGGGCCTGGTATACAAAGGAAAAAGGAAAGTGCGCCATCTCCTGGACGTCCTGGCCAGGGATTTCGATCCCGAGGGCATCCGGCCGCTGGTGAAAAGGAGTCTCGAAGGCCTGACCGTGGCGCCTTATTACGGCTGTCAAACCCTGCGCCCGTACGCCGGCTTTGACGATCCGGAGCAGCCCCGATCCATGGAATCTCTTATCGAGGCTCTGGGTGCGAACGTTTACCCCTGGTCCGTGGGAAGCAAATGCTGCGGAGCGGCCCTCATGTCCACAAAAAAAGAGGTGGCCATGGAACTCACCGGCGGCATTCTCGATGCCGCGCGGGGAGCGGATTGCATCGTCACGGTCTGCCCCATGTGCCAGATGAACCTGGAAGCATATCAAGAACCCATTGCAAGGAAGCGCGGCGAGGCCGTCAAGATTTCGGTTCTTTACCTGCCGCAGCTTATGGGATGGGCTTTTGGTCTGCCGGGTGACGCGTTGAAATTGAATCTCAATCTGGCCCTGAATGACTCTTTCCGCAGGAAGGTCGGGATGTAGCCATGCCGAATGGGGCGGAATCGCACTCTATTGCCGGGAGAGCACAGCGAAGACGAGCATACGCTCAACATCCTGTTACCGGTGGCCGGGATGATGACAGAACCGCATCTCCCTCGCCGGTCGGCGCGCCCAATCTCTAAAGGAGGTTTACTACATGGATCCAATAACCATTAAACGCAAGGAACGCAGGCTGGTCGTGGCTCCCGAATGGGCGGACACGTGCTTCACCTGCGGCACGTGTGCCGGAGGCTGTCCGGTGGCCGGGATCGACGGTCTCGACCCTAGAAAGGCAGTCCGCATGGCCGCTCTCGGCATGGAACAGGAGCTGATCGACTCGCGCTTTCCCTGGGTCTGCACCCTTTGCGGCCGCTGTGAGTACGCGTGTCCCCAAGGAGTGGAGATCCTGAAGATGATGCGCAAGGCCAGAGGCCTGCGCGAAAGGAA
The Deltaproteobacteria bacterium genome window above contains:
- a CDS encoding 4Fe-4S dicluster domain-containing protein — its product is MDPITIKRKERRLVVAPEWADTCFTCGTCAGGCPVAGIDGLDPRKAVRMAALGMEQELIDSRFPWVCTLCGRCEYACPQGVEILKMMRKARGLRERKKVPGPIHKGVVMDLERGNNLGIPRDDFLFLLADLGKEMEDEGFPGFYVPVDKQGANLFV
- a CDS encoding 4Fe-4S dicluster domain-containing protein; the encoded protein is MEQPVNTTKATHEAPLSRLRAEIQENVRACMQCGTCTGSCMNSFAMDLTPRQVWRLAQLGDIESIFKSKTFYLCSACYYCTLRCPRGLQLTETMGALKRLAAAQGLTKFKQSANFYKTFMDTVQRYGRLREMEFINRYFISMKSPIFPFSYIPLGLKLMKKGKVSIEAPKLFGEGRFDRLFQKVQELEKRT
- a CDS encoding CoB--CoM heterodisulfide reductase iron-sulfur subunit B family protein, producing MKYIYYPGCTLEGTAREYDQSTRAAMKALGGELLELEDWTCCGASAAEATSYLLAMVLAARNLALGDRIDSEADFLVPCSACYLNLRRVEDHVSRDPQLSGKINEALKDEGLVYKGKRKVRHLLDVLARDFDPEGIRPLVKRSLEGLTVAPYYGCQTLRPYAGFDDPEQPRSMESLIEALGANVYPWSVGSKCCGAALMSTKKEVAMELTGGILDAARGADCIVTVCPMCQMNLEAYQEPIARKRGEAVKISVLYLPQLMGWAFGLPGDALKLNLNLALNDSFRRKVGM
- a CDS encoding FAD-dependent oxidoreductase, whose translation is MRKKIGSALVVGSGIGGIRSALDLAEQGYHVTMIDKAPHLGGVLTQLDYQFPTDRCGMCKMLPLVERDASSHYCLRKGLFHENIDIMLSTEMVELQGEPGKFQVRLSQKPTMVDPTRCIGCGECSRVCPVEVPDEFNKGLTKRKAVYLPVPHNIPNTYVVDMASCTLCGECEKICPTQAIDFGTEARKEFRILVVDDELVVRDSLKEWLHEEGFNVDMAESGIDALEKLAQNPYQLMLLDIKMPGMDGVEVLKRSKELHPELPVVMMTAYATVETAVEAMKMGALDYLMKPFDPNKLVSMVIQLYQKIQRAGEREIEVGAVVLSAGFESYDPRTGKNTYGYSELPNVLTSIEFERLVSGTGPNKGRLLTPDGKEIKRAAWLQCVGSRDRQADADFCSSACCMFSIKEAQLAKEKSNGDVETTIFYMDMRTYGKDFQRYKDQAEKEHGVRFQRSRVHSIEPFGANGALRISYVDVSGELHQEDYDLVVLAAGQRPPAGTDRLAEMAGVETNQWGFCQAVGFSPCKTNHEGVVVGGSFSGLRDISESVIQASSASITASKLIHSKGGGLAEQPSEETAYRDVSREIPRVAVALCSCGGSMGNLGALETYLEERNGVAQVHTIDRLCTRQGWEELQQAVGKDKFNRLLIGACMPYVYSRTLRELGDEIGLHPTLIDVVDIRTSAFPGGGSDEASVIRNMEAVTSMGVGKLKGADPVPIPTIPVYQSALVVGGGIAGMTSALSIADHGYKVHLVEQEAELGGNLRTLHRTIEGLSPQELLEDTIAKIEKHPLVELHTGGRILHSHGHVGRFSTVIENQDGGGETIEHGVTILATGGAEAKTKSYSYGESEAIVTQHELEEKLANGSIDPKQLGAVAMIQCVDSREEPRNYCSRICCTSALKNALFLKEQNPETDVYVFYRDMMSYGFLESYFTKARRAGVMFFLYDVNDKPRVTVKNDRPVIAAKDMILGRPLELNPDLLVLSTGIVPNDTQSPAELFGVPVNQDGFYQEAESKWRPVDFIREGIFMAGIAHSPRSIVESIATANAASQRALRILKSERLAAGSVVAEVRHSLCSLCERCVDACPYHAREYDEDEDRITVDEIMCQGCGSCAAVCPNSASVLRGFRNQQMFEVLDAALEAIL